From a region of the Narcine bancroftii isolate sNarBan1 chromosome 5, sNarBan1.hap1, whole genome shotgun sequence genome:
- the LOC138764564 gene encoding NAD(P)(+)--arginine ADP-ribosyltransferase 2-like, which yields MAENSAALIFTQSDSSDKLAIKAIESELRKYKDVWKKNEHLTVPKGLKAEYIAAINAYTAKSSLYGDFNKAMRDYGRNVQIYNDKFNFKGFHYLLSVALQKLRQNARLHTFRGVSLKFGTKQGNHIRFGQFASSSLVQQKAEDFTNKNSDDNTIFEIDTKLGVPIEKYSEVPDQEEVLIPPTEMFEVTALEPWKEANKLRGQRIHLRAIGCKGTLVTLKEGKVGGSLEANLDQVTRCSTCICVGWGEPPARSKSAPPGKGSRKGRSVRSRGRG from the coding sequence ATGGCCGAGAATTCTGCTGCGCTTATATTCACCCAGAGTGACAGCAGTGACAAACTGGCGATTAAGGCCATTGAAAGCGAATTGCGGAAATATAAGGACGTGTGGAAAAAGAATGAACATTTAACGGTCCCCAAGGGCTTGAAAGCTGAGTATATCGCTGCAATTAACGCATACACAGCGAAATCGTCTCTTTACGGTGACTTCAACAAAGCCATGCGGGATTATGGACGAAATGTACAAATCTATAACGATAAGTTCAATTTTAAGGGTTTCCACTACCTCCTTTCCGTCGCGCTCCAGAAACTAAGACAAAATGCCAGATTACACACCTTCCGAGGTGTTAGTTTGAAATTTGGGACCAAACAGGGGAACCATATCAGGTTTGGACAGTTTGCTTCCAGTTCCCTGGTTCAGCAAAAAGCGGAAGATTTCACAAATAAAAATTCTGATGATAACACGATTTTCGAAATAGACACGAAGCTCGGGGTCCCCATTGAAAAATATTCAGAAGTCCCTGACCAAGAAGAGGTCCTCATTCCACCTACCGAAATGTTTGAGGTGACCGCGTTGGAGCCATGGAAGGAGGCAAATAAGCTCCGTGGCCAACGTATTCATCTGAGGGCGATTGGGTGTAAAGGCACTTTAGTCACACTGAAGGAGGGAAAGGTCGGCGGCAGCCTTGAAGCAAATTTAGACCAAGTTACACGTTGCAGCACGTGCATCTGCGTAGGCTGGGGAGAACCTCCCGCCCGCTCCAAATCCGCACCTCCAGGAAAAGGGTCAAGAAAAGGACGGAGCGTCAGAAGCCGTGGACGTGGATAA